The DNA sequence TGAAATCTTTACCTACAAAGTTATTCAATGGATAAGCATTGATCTTTTTGAAACCCTCCAATTTTTCTGGAATGTACTGTATGGGCAACCTAGATTTCATTAACCTAACAAGCAAAAAGAAAACAAATGATTGTTGTCGTGTTTTTATACGGCTCTTACATTTTTTGCTCACAGAATCGTTTTCGGGGATTTGTTTCAAGATACCGTCAAAGACAAACGTAGCATTCTCGATATCTGATATCAATTTGTGATAATGTTCGGGTTCTTTGCTTGTCATGGCCGAATTAGGAGTGATCATGTACCGGTACACATCAAGAGGCAATCGGGCCATTCTCTGTGCCTTCATAAACAGTTGGGGGGTCAGAATCGAATCTTCCATCCATCTTCCTTCGATAAATGACAATCCTGTATTCTCAATGAACTTCCGGTCAATAAGGTACCACCATACCGTGTTCCGGTAATTGTTGTTCGCAATGTATTCGGTGCCCGTGATTACCGGTGCGCCATCAATATTGAGTTCTTCGATATTGGTATTGGTCTCGAACCAATCTGTTCTTTTGGTTTTGGTAAAAATAAATGCGGCAATGTCCAATTCCTTTTCCTCGGCGAAATGTAATAATGTACCATAGACATTTCTAGCTATATAATCGTCAGGGTCAACAAAATGGATATATTTTCCCTTGGCCATTTTTAGACCTGAGTTGCGTGCCGCCCCCGCACCTCCATTTTCTTTGTCGCAGATGACGATATTGTCGTACTTTCTTTGATATTCTTTTGCGATTTGCAGCGTGTTGTCTTTTGATTCATCATTCACGATGATGATTTCATAGTCTCTTTTGGGAATGTCCTGCTCGAGAAGACTGTTTAAACACCTTGGAAGGTATTTTTCCATGTTGTAGGTTGGCAAAATAATGCTTAATCTCATGTCAATGATTTGATTTTATCATACGCTTCCTGTAAATCTTTCCATGGTGACCTCGGCAGTGGCAGAAATACCTTCTGATTTGATAACCTTGAGAAAGGTCAACCATAGTATCTTGAGGTCCAATAAAAAGGAAATATTATCCACATACCAAACATCGAGTTCAAATTTGCGCTCCCATGAAATGGCATTTCTGCCATTGACCTGTGCCCATCCGGTAATTCCAGGACGTACTTCGTGGCGCCTACCTTGTTCTTTGCTGTACAAGGGCAGGTATTCGACCAAAAGTGGCCGAGGACCCATCAAGCTCATGTCACCCTTGATCACATTGAGCAATTGCGGAATTTCGTCCAAAGAAGTCTTGCGTACCACGCTTCCCACTTTGGTGATTCTGTCTTTGTTTGGCAGTAGGTTTCCTTCAGTATCTTTTTTGTCGTTCATGGTCTTGAACTTGATGATGTTGAAAGTCTTTCCATTCTTGCCAGGTCGTTGTTGAAGGAAAAAAGGTCTACCATCATTGACAACAAATAATAACACCATGACAATCAGGAAAATGGGGAGCAGAATCGCAAACCCTATCAAAGCTACTATAAAATCCAAGGTACGCTTTAGAAAATTTCGGTACATGGGTCGTGTTTCGATTAGGCCCGGTAAAATAACGACATATTTTACTCATCATTTCAATTAATGGACAAATCGCTGAAAAAATTGTTCAAAAGGTACAAAAGCACCTATTTGCAATATTTTAATTAGTTCTTCTTGATAATCTTTCCGGCTTCTTCTTTGATGATATTATAGGCGTCTGAGGTCAAAAGGGTTTTTTTGAAATAGTTGTAGCCATTCATGCCCATTTCTTCACAACGACCTCTATTATTGTAGAGGTAGAGAAATTTTTCCTTTAGCTGTTTGTAATTGCCTGCCTCGCCCCAGACCCCAGAATCGTTCTCTTCCAAAATGCTGCCAAAATCGGTATTGGTATCAATCGAGGCAAAAATGGGCTTTTTCGCATTATAATAGGCCAGTGCCTTTGATGGAATATTGGGAATGGTGAAATCTTCGCTTAATGAGATCAAGCCCACATCGGCTATCTGTAAAACTTCGAAATATTCTGCTGCATCCAGTTTTTCGGTTACGAACCTAATGTTTTCAAGCTTTTCTTTTTCGATGATTTCTTTAAGCTGTTCATTTCTAGTGCCATGGCCAATAATCATAAAGAAAATGTCTTTGTACTCTTTAAATTCTTTGGCAAGATGGGCAATATTCTCCACTTTTTGGGGCAAGCCGATATTGCCACCGTAGATGGCCACAAATTTGCCTTGGGTACCATACTTCTTTTTCAGTGCTGCTATTTCTTCAGATTTCAATAAGGGTCTGAGCGGGCCCCAATTGGGTAACAAATGGAATTTTTCACCATTCATTTCAGGATTATGCTTCAAGACATAATCAATATTGCCTTGTGACATACAACCGATGGAATTGAAGACCTGATAGGTCTTTTTCTCTTGCTTTCTGAAATAATTATAGACAAGGCTGCCTTCTCGCATCAGTCCTAGATCTATGGCATTCTGCGGAAAGATGTCGCGCATGACCAGGTACAGTGTGGATCCATATTTCTTCTTGAACCAATGGGCAAGTGAAGTGAGGGTAATTGGGGGCGTGGGCATGATGACCAGATCAAAATTCAGGTCGATTTTATGTTTTTTCAGGGCCCTTTTGTACTGCCAGGGCAATAGTAGGTTCGCCAGTCCTTTGATAATCTTGCCAGAATCAAAAAGTTCAAGGGTCTTTACCCTTATGACTGGTACGCCATTTTCAAGCTCAAGCCCGACATCGTCATCATAATAGGCTGGAGCAATAAGGGTAATGTCATCGCCCCGTTCATGAAATTCGATGATGAGTTCAGAATAAAGATTTTGCGAATAATGCAAATAAGGTACTGCCAAACCTAGAAATAGTACTCTCATATGTTTATTTTAGTGTTTTGACCAAACCACCCGATTCACATAATCAACATACGAAATGATGATACGTACCACTTTTTCGCTCACATTGGGCATGGTATAGTCACTTACTTCCCTGAAGTTTCTATCAGGATTTCTTTTTTGCACTTCCAAAGCTTCCAGTGCCTGTAAGATTCTTTCGGGGCTTAGGCCGACCATCATCACAGAGGCTTCTTCCATCGCTTCAGGTCTTTCATGCGCCTCCCTAATATTTAATGCTCTAAAGTTGAGAATTGAAGATTCTTCAGAAATGGTACCGCTGTCAGAAAGAACGGCAAATGAATGGTACTGCAGCGCATTGTAGTCAGAAAACCCCAACGGTTTTAAAAACTGGATATTCTTGTGCGCCTTTACCTTTTTGGCCTCTAGCATGTTTCGTGTTCGCGGATGTGTAGATACGATTACTGGAAAATCGTACTTTTCAGCAATCTGGTTCAGCGATTCTATGAGCCCTTCAAAATTCTTCGGATTGTTGATGTTTTCTTCGCGATGGGAAGAAACCACAAAATATTTCTGTTTTTCCAGGCCCAAGTCTTTCAATACGGTAGAGGCCTCAATTTTAGACTTGAACTGCCCCAACACTTCGTACATAGGGCTTCCCGTTTTGATTACCCTGTCGGGCGGAAGCCCTTCCCTCAGCAAATACTCGCGGGCAATGTCGCTATAGGTAAGGTTAATATCTGCCACGTGATCGACAATCTTTCTATTGGTCTCTTCAGGTACTCTTTGGTCAAAACAACGGTTGCCGGCCTCCATGTGAAAAACGGGAATCTTGCGCTTTTTAGCCGGAATGGCACAAAGACAAGAATTGGTATCGCCCAAGACCAAAAAGGCATTGGGCTGTATCTCTTCTAAAAGGGGATCGATCTTGATCAAGATTTGCCCTACAGTTTCAGAGGCGTTTTTGCCCGCAGCGTTCAAGAAATGGTCGGGGCGCCGAATGCCCATGTCCTCAAAGAATATTTCATTGAGTTCATAGTCATAGTTTTGGCCCGTGTGCACCAGTGTGTGGTCGATGGCCTTGTTGGCATCCAAAGCCTTTAATACGCAGGCAAGGCGAATGATCTCAGGTCGGGTGCCCACTACGGTAAGTACTTTTAATTTTTTCAAGATTTAGTCTTTTGGTTAATGAATTTCAACATCTTCAAAATAGGTGTCCGCATCTTCAGGATTGTATGGTTCGTTGATCCAGAACAGGGTAATCAACTCGTCATCACCAATATTCGTGATGTTATGGGTATGCCAAATGGGCATATCGACATAGGCAGGTTCTTTACCGCTCAGTTCATAGTTGATTACTTCTTCAGTACCTATTCTACGCAACTGTATTCTTGCCTTACCTTTGATAACCGCAAACCGCTCCGCTTTTCGGGTATGAAAATGGTTGCCACGGGTGATACCCGGCACGGTGGTCGAAAAAGAAAATTGTCCACTGGTCTGGGTACGGGCAATCTCCACAAAGCTTCCTCTTGGGTCGGTATGCTTGGTATATTTTACAGGATAATGGTTTTGGGGCACATAACATCTAAAGGTATTGAACAATGCCTTCTCAAAGGCATTTTCCAAATTGGGAAATATACCGGTATCCATATACTCCCTTCGATATTTTTTTAACAACGCCAAAAGTTCAGAGACCTTGATATGGTGATTGGGCTGTATGGTGATTTCAATACTGTTTTTACCAAGCTTTTGGCCCAATATCCTTTCAAAAATAGCATCGATGAAAACGGCAACCAGTTCATTGATATAGATAAGGCCTACCTCACCATCATTGATAATGGTCGCTTCTTCATCATGGGCCACTTTATGGCAAAATGTGGCCACTACCGAATTATAATTAGGTCTTCCAAAAGGACCAAATACATTGGGAATGGTCAATGATGTGAATTTTCCACCAGTTTTATGCGACCACTCCATAAATTTTGATTTCCCCTCTTTTTTTGACTTTCCATATAGATTGTCACGCAGTTCTTGTGAGGAAGACGAAAACACGATATGTGGTGTCACCTCTTTTGCATTGCAGGCATTGATCAATTTTGTCACTAGGTCGACATTGGTCTGGTAGATGACATTTGGATTTTCGTGACGGTTCATCGCCGCTAGGTGCACTATGGTATCGCATGAAGCCACAAAGGTTTCCAATTGGTCGGGTTCTTCAAAGTAAGACCTTTCGAAATTCACTAACTCGACCTCGTCATCCAATGAGAGGGTAGTGTAGAGGTGGTAGCCAACGAAGCCCGCTTGTCCGGTAATGCCTATTTTATGTTTTTTCACGTGTTTATGTGTTAATCATTGCCATTCGGCTTCCCACATGTTCAACGGGAACCTATGGTCATCATCTTTTGATGCTTCCAGGCTAAAATCAGAGAACACCTGAAGCCTTGAACCTTCTTCAATGGCTTTTATACCAGTGGCATACCCGTTCGAAATGGCCAATACATTGGGCTCATCGGATTTCAATATTAATTTGTGGGGAATCAATGCAGATGAGGGACCATCAAAATTATCAACTTTGACCAGATTGATGACAAATGATCCTGCCAAGCAATGAAACCATTTTTTTTCATATCGGTGTGCTTGCCAAGCCCTTATGATTTTAGTGTTTACCGGTGCAATTTCGTAAAATCGCACAACTTGGCCCATGTTGAAGTCATTAAAAAAACGTAAAGCGCCCCTGTCATCGGTAAATTCGTTTCCTTTGATAAGGTCTATCATGGGTCGTTATAGATTTTCCTTGATAAAATCAAGTTTCAAAAGCGTTTGCTTCAGCTCTTCGTCGGTCAATTGCTTGGTGTTATGTGAGTGATAGTCCTCAATTTTGCTGATATCGGTCTCACCCTCTGAATAATATCGGCTATAGTTCAAATCACGGTTATCTGCAGGTATTCGGTAGAAATCGCCCATATCCTCTGCCTTTTGCATTTCTTCTCGGGTACAAAGTGTCTCGTACAGTTTTTCACCATGCCTTGTGCCGATGACTTTGATGTCACTCTTGGCATTGAAAATATCCCTGATGGCTTCAGCAAGATCGCCAATGGTACTGGCGGGTGCCTTGTTGACAAAAAGATCGCCCTGATGGCCATTCTGAAAGGCAAATATGACAAGGTCAACCGCATCTTCGAGCGACATTAAAAAGCGTGTCATATTCGGGTCGGTAACCGTTAAAGGTTGATTTTCTTGAATCTGTTTCACAAATAGCGGTATGACCGATCCCCTAGAAGCCATCACATTTCCGTACCGTGTGAGGCAGACCGTGGTTTTGTCTTCGTCTACATTTCGAGAGGCGGCTATGGCCACTTTTTCCATCAAGGCCTTGCTAATGCCCATGGCATTGATAGGGTAGGCCGCCTTGTCGGTACTGAGGCAGATAATTTTACCTACACCATTTTCTACAGCGGCATCAATGGTATTCTGGGTGCCAAAAACGTTTGTTCTGGCGGCCTCAATTGGGAAAAACTCACACGAAGGAACCTGTTTTAGGGCAGCTGCATGAAAGACATAATCAACACCGCGCATCGCTCTTGAAATACTATTGTAATCTCGTACATCGCCAATATAAAACTTGACTTTCTTGTTTTTGAGGCGATTACGCATATCGTCTTGCTTTTTTTCATCACGACTGAAAATGCGAATCTCTTTGATATCGGTCTCCAAAAAGCGGTTGAGCACGGCATTGCCAAATGAACCGGTGCCACCTGTTATAAGTAGTGTTTTACCTTCAAACAT is a window from the Muricauda sp. SCSIO 65647 genome containing:
- a CDS encoding glycosyltransferase, with protein sequence MRLSIILPTYNMEKYLPRCLNSLLEQDIPKRDYEIIIVNDESKDNTLQIAKEYQRKYDNIVICDKENGGAGAARNSGLKMAKGKYIHFVDPDDYIARNVYGTLLHFAEEKELDIAAFIFTKTKRTDWFETNTNIEELNIDGAPVITGTEYIANNNYRNTVWWYLIDRKFIENTGLSFIEGRWMEDSILTPQLFMKAQRMARLPLDVYRYMITPNSAMTSKEPEHYHKLISDIENATFVFDGILKQIPENDSVSKKCKSRIKTRQQSFVFFLLVRLMKSRLPIQYIPEKLEGFKKINAYPLNNFVGKDFNGLGYRILTKIFNKEKLMYPFMHFFRGLYRPATKLIG
- a CDS encoding sugar transferase, with protein sequence MYRNFLKRTLDFIVALIGFAILLPIFLIVMVLLFVVNDGRPFFLQQRPGKNGKTFNIIKFKTMNDKKDTEGNLLPNKDRITKVGSVVRKTSLDEIPQLLNVIKGDMSLMGPRPLLVEYLPLYSKEQGRRHEVRPGITGWAQVNGRNAISWERKFELDVWYVDNISFLLDLKILWLTFLKVIKSEGISATAEVTMERFTGSV
- a CDS encoding glycosyltransferase family 4 protein; translated protein: MRVLFLGLAVPYLHYSQNLYSELIIEFHERGDDITLIAPAYYDDDVGLELENGVPVIRVKTLELFDSGKIIKGLANLLLPWQYKRALKKHKIDLNFDLVIMPTPPITLTSLAHWFKKKYGSTLYLVMRDIFPQNAIDLGLMREGSLVYNYFRKQEKKTYQVFNSIGCMSQGNIDYVLKHNPEMNGEKFHLLPNWGPLRPLLKSEEIAALKKKYGTQGKFVAIYGGNIGLPQKVENIAHLAKEFKEYKDIFFMIIGHGTRNEQLKEIIEKEKLENIRFVTEKLDAAEYFEVLQIADVGLISLSEDFTIPNIPSKALAYYNAKKPIFASIDTNTDFGSILEENDSGVWGEAGNYKQLKEKFLYLYNNRGRCEEMGMNGYNYFKKTLLTSDAYNIIKEEAGKIIKKN
- the wecB gene encoding non-hydrolyzing UDP-N-acetylglucosamine 2-epimerase; this encodes MKKLKVLTVVGTRPEIIRLACVLKALDANKAIDHTLVHTGQNYDYELNEIFFEDMGIRRPDHFLNAAGKNASETVGQILIKIDPLLEEIQPNAFLVLGDTNSCLCAIPAKKRKIPVFHMEAGNRCFDQRVPEETNRKIVDHVADINLTYSDIAREYLLREGLPPDRVIKTGSPMYEVLGQFKSKIEASTVLKDLGLEKQKYFVVSSHREENINNPKNFEGLIESLNQIAEKYDFPVIVSTHPRTRNMLEAKKVKAHKNIQFLKPLGFSDYNALQYHSFAVLSDSGTISEESSILNFRALNIREAHERPEAMEEASVMMVGLSPERILQALEALEVQKRNPDRNFREVSDYTMPNVSEKVVRIIISYVDYVNRVVWSKH
- a CDS encoding NAD-dependent epimerase/dehydratase family protein encodes the protein MKKHKIGITGQAGFVGYHLYTTLSLDDEVELVNFERSYFEEPDQLETFVASCDTIVHLAAMNRHENPNVIYQTNVDLVTKLINACNAKEVTPHIVFSSSSQELRDNLYGKSKKEGKSKFMEWSHKTGGKFTSLTIPNVFGPFGRPNYNSVVATFCHKVAHDEEATIINDGEVGLIYINELVAVFIDAIFERILGQKLGKNSIEITIQPNHHIKVSELLALLKKYRREYMDTGIFPNLENAFEKALFNTFRCYVPQNHYPVKYTKHTDPRGSFVEIARTQTSGQFSFSTTVPGITRGNHFHTRKAERFAVIKGKARIQLRRIGTEEVINYELSGKEPAYVDMPIWHTHNITNIGDDELITLFWINEPYNPEDADTYFEDVEIH
- a CDS encoding sugar epimerase; protein product: MIDLIKGNEFTDDRGALRFFNDFNMGQVVRFYEIAPVNTKIIRAWQAHRYEKKWFHCLAGSFVINLVKVDNFDGPSSALIPHKLILKSDEPNVLAISNGYATGIKAIEEGSRLQVFSDFSLEASKDDDHRFPLNMWEAEWQ
- a CDS encoding polysaccharide biosynthesis protein, which translates into the protein MFEGKTLLITGGTGSFGNAVLNRFLETDIKEIRIFSRDEKKQDDMRNRLKNKKVKFYIGDVRDYNSISRAMRGVDYVFHAAALKQVPSCEFFPIEAARTNVFGTQNTIDAAVENGVGKIICLSTDKAAYPINAMGISKALMEKVAIAASRNVDEDKTTVCLTRYGNVMASRGSVIPLFVKQIQENQPLTVTDPNMTRFLMSLEDAVDLVIFAFQNGHQGDLFVNKAPASTIGDLAEAIRDIFNAKSDIKVIGTRHGEKLYETLCTREEMQKAEDMGDFYRIPADNRDLNYSRYYSEGETDISKIEDYHSHNTKQLTDEELKQTLLKLDFIKENL